A single Mustela lutreola isolate mMusLut2 chromosome X, mMusLut2.pri, whole genome shotgun sequence DNA region contains:
- the LOC131821018 gene encoding late histone H2B.L4-like, with product MAEPGCETSSEESLGTDGGAHSSQPKEPKTGAAKAPMLPQLPPPPPPSTSPMPDNFTTYFPRVLKQVHEGPSLLQEAVGVMDSFIKDIFKHIADKASRLACSTMRTTIISRKIQTAVHVLLPGEIGKCAVSQTSKAVIRYTFCQ from the coding sequence ATGGCAGAACCTGGCTGTGAGACCTCCTCTGAGGAAAGCCTGGGCACGGATGGAGGAGCCCACAGCAGCCAACCCAAAGAGCCCAAAACAGGTGCAGCCAAGGCGCCAATGCTGCCGCAGCTGCCACCGCCACCACCCCCCAGCACTTCCCCCATGCCGGACAATTTCACCACCTACTTCCCCAGGGTTCTGAAGCAGGTTCACGAGGGCCCGAGCCTCTTGCAGGAGGCTGTGGGTGTCATGGATTCGTTCATTAAGGACATCTTCAAGCACATCGCAGACAAGGCCTCTCGCCTGGCCTGCTCCACCATGCGCACCACTATCATCTCCAGGAAGATCCAGACAGCCGTGCACGTGCTGCTGCCCGGGGAGATTGGCAAGTGCGCCGTGTCTCAGACCAGCAAGGCAGTCATCAGGTACACCTTCTGCCAGTGA